TCCTTTAAAATTATTTGTTTTCAATAAAAACCAAGCTTGCGTTGCTTCAATATCATTATCTGAATAAAGAATTAATTTTTCATTTCTCTGTAATTCTGAATTTAGCAATTGATCGAGTTGAATATTTTCTGAAGTTGGAATATTATACTTTGCAAATTCTTCCGGTTTACGCAAATCAATTAATCTAAAATCAGATTTTGATTGAATAATATTATCAGCTAAATCTTCAACTTTAACTTTACCAATTTCATTTGGTGAAATTAACGATAATTCCTTTACATTAATTTTTATTGAAGTTTTTCCGTATGGATCACCCGCAAAAATTGCAATTACTCCTATACCAAAAGCAAACATTGCAAGTTTTTTTTCTGCATTCAAATTTGAGAAAAACTTTTTCATATTTTTTTCTCCAATGATTTATTTCCCATTTTCCTTTCTCCCCACTCAGCAGCAGCGAATGCGCCAATTGCCATAACCACAACAAGAAAAACTACAATTCCATAAGGAATATTGAAAAATTGTGGTAATGTTACACTTCCCATTGCTGTTGAGTTGAAGAAATGTTCAATAGATGGAAACATTTCTCCGAAAACAAAAATTCCGAACAGCATTCCAATTACATAAACCAATGCATCAATTTTTCCGGTAGCAACAGCAACAATTGATGTTCCTGGGCAATAACCACCAATTACAAATCCAACACCAGCAACTAAACCCCCAACTAAATTAGGCATCACATTAGTTGGAGTAAGATAAATTAGAGATAAATCTAAAAATCCAATTACGGATAAAAAGAAAATTCCAAGCATTGCAGTTACAATTGCTGTAAACATAACTTTTAATACACGCATATTTGTAAAATAAAATTGAGCTGCCAAAATTGTTGCTCTACCGAAACCGCCGCGCTCCAAAGCAAATCCGAATGCAATCCCAATTACAAATGCAATAATTAAACTTACGTCTGTTCCAAAATATTCATATTTAAAGAATGGTGCACTCATATCCATTGTCTCCTTAAAAAATAAGCTGCCGCATAACCTCCGACAAAAACCATCATCATAAATATCCAACTGCCAAAATTTAAAACTGCACCACCGGTTAAAGCTTGTCCGCTCATACAACCGCGAGCTAATTTAGCGCCCCAGCCTAATAATCCTCCACCAATAAATGCATAAACCAATCTCATCTTTGTAGAAATTTTTGGACCTTTCTCAATTCCTTTTTTAACCCGATGTGAAAGAATCCCGGAAATAAATCCTCCGAACAAAACTCCAATTACTTGAAAGACTAACCAATCTTTAAATGGATTTGAATTTTTATCGCCGAGATATTCTGTATAAAAACTATTTTTTGCAGCATGTTCCGGTGCAATTTTATTTACACTAACTGCAACTGCGGTAGAAAGTGCGCCGGATGCGCCTAATCCTCTCCCCATAATTACGAAAGCCGCAAGCAAAACTAAACCTAAACCAATTCCAACAAAATAAGGGTTTGAGAAAGGTTTTTCTTTCACATGAATGTGAGCATGATCTCCATGTTCAAAAATATGTGAAATTTTTTCTGTTAAACCATTCATAATTTATATTCTCCATTAATGTAAATTTGAGTTAAACCAATGACTGTATTGACCGGCAGAAACAATTATAAATCTTAAAATTAATCCTCCAACAATAACCATTAAAGGTGCAAGTGCCGTATGTTTTACTTTATGATTTACGGCAAGCAGCTGAATAATAAGCGGGATAATAATTCCAATACCAATAACAAAAACCCAAAAACTTGGTGCAAATTCTCCGGTTAAAAGTAAATCAGCGGCTTGCGCTTGTACTTCAGTTGCTGTTTTCAATCCTATAATAAAAAGAGCAATTACGAAAAGTTCAATAATTAAAAATGCATTATCAGCCTTTGCTAACAATTCACGTTCGTAAACATCTTTAGCAATTACATGAACAAAAGCCGCAGCACCGGAAAGTCCGGAAACCAAAAACAGTAACCAAAGAATCGCCGAACTCCATAATGGTCTTGCCCCAAGTGAGCTTAACAGAACTCCGGTATATAATCCAATTCCCGCTCCAAAAAACATAGTAATTATGCCGATGTTTTTCAGCAGAATTGGTTTTTCAAGCAAATATTTTTTCCAATTTATAATTTGCGGAAGTTTTTCTTCAAGAAATTTTGGTGGTTTTAATAGAATGTTAACCAATAAAATTGGATATACTAATACTAAAATCCAAGAACCCCACGACATTGCAGAGCTAATCTGAAATGTTGTGTATAATCTCCAAACATATAGTTTGTGTTCTAAATCCAAGAACAATGCAAACATTCCAATGCTCAACAAAATCACACTCATATATGGCAAATAAAAACATGAACAATTTTTTTCAGTTTGTCTTCCCTTAAATAAAAAATATCCGGAAATTAGCATCATACCGGCAACCATTCCGCCAAGAAAAAGATAAACCGGAATTTCCCAACCCCATACGGAAAGTGTCGGATCAATCATGTGATTATTTCTTGTTGAAGTAATTTCGTTCATCTCAATCTCCTAAATCAAATAAAAAATATTAGGTTTTGTTCCAGCTTCTGGAATTAGCGAATGATATTTTCTTGATTGTAACAATAAATTTACTTGGCTGTTTGGATCATCAAAATCACCAAAATACATACAATGAGTTGGACAGACAGAAACGCATGCTGGATTTAATCCTTTCTCAACTCTGTGAATGCAAAATGTACATTTATCAACATAGCCTTCGGGATGAACATATCTTGCATCATAAGGACAAGAAGCAATACAAGCTTTACATCCAATGCATTCATCGTGATTTACCAAAACAACTCCGCCAATATCGTGATAATGACTTGCGCCGGTTGGACAACATGAAACGCATGGTGCGTCTGTGCAATGATTACATCTTTCTGTTCTGATTTCTAAACTAATTGTTGGGAATTTTCCTTTCGATTCTGTAGTAATCCAATCTCTGCAAAATCCTTGCGGAACATTATTTTCAGATTGACAAGCAATTACACAATCTTGACATCCCACACATTTTTTTGTATCGATAACCATTCCGTATCTTGCCATCTACGCCTCCAACTCAATAGTTACGAAATTTACATTCATTCCCGTTCCTCCCATCAATGGATCAACTTTATATTTTGTAACAAGCTGTGCATCGCTTGCACCTTTATTGAAAGTCTGCCGATACATTTTTGCTTTCTGTCCAAAACCGTGAACCATATAAACGCAATCTGTTCTAATTCTTTCCGTAGCTTTAACCTTGATTTTATTGCTTATAACTCCATCTTGATTTTTTAATTTTACATATTCACCATTATTAATTCCCAATCTTTTTGCAATATCAGAATTTAACCACAACTCATTTTCACTCATCAAATCTGATAAAAATCTGTTTGATAAAGTTTTGCTAAAAGTATGAACCGGTGCTCTTCCAAATAATAATCTAAAATATCCGGCTGGCGGTTCTTCAGGTTTGGTATATTTTGGAACGGGATCAAATCCCGCTTCTTTTAGTGGAATTGAATAAAATTCAACTTTTCCGGATTGTGTATAAAATTCCGGAACATCATTTTCTCCATAATAAATAGGCTGTTGAGGAGCTTTTATTATACCTTTTTCTTTTAATTCCGCTAAACTCAATCCCGCACTTTTCAATCTTGTTTCAAGATATTCTTCAACATTTTTCCAAGGAAAATATTTTCCTAAGCTAAGTTTATTTGCGAGTTGTTTTGCAATCCACCAATTTGGTTTTTGATCATTAGGAGAATCTATTACCGGTTGACGCAAACCAACAAATCCTTCTTTGAATGACGAAGTATTCAAATCATCATATCTTTCCAAATAAACTGATTCCGGTAAAACTACATCTGCATATCCAGCAATTTCACTTGGAACAACATCTACAACAACCAACACATCTAATTTCTGAATTGCATCTATTGTTTCTTGCATATTCGGCAAAGCTTGCAAAAGATTTGTAGCATAAATAAACCATCCTTTTATTGGATAAGGATTTTCGGTCAATGTTGCATCACGCATTCCACTTGAACTTTTTTCGCCTTCTGCAAATGGATATCTTCGATTTGGATTATCAGCAGCTTCCCTTTTCGGTTCCGGGTAAGCTGGATAAGGATATTTTGGAATACTGTAATTATATGGAATATAAAATCCGCCTTTCTTTCCCCAATTTCCCATAAGTGCATTTAACAAAGCAATTGCTCGGCTTCGTTGTGTATCATCTCCGTACCAAGTTGTGTGTCTTCCGGGATGAATTAAAGTTGCCGGTTTATATCGCGCCATTTCGTAAGCAGTTTCTCTAATAATATCGGGTTCGATCGAAGTTACTATATATGCCCATTCCGGAGTGTATTGGGAAATTTCATACGCAAATTGATCAAAACCAAATCCGTAATTTTCTACAAATTCTTTATCATATAATTTTTCTGAAACTATAACATTCATCCAAGCTAAAATTAATGCAAGATCGGTTCCGGGTTTAATTGGTAGATAATATTTCGATTTGCTTGCAGCAACGGAAAATCTTGGATCAACTGTAATTATTGTTGCACCCTTTTCTACTGCTTCGGCAAATTCTTGTACTTGTGTATTATGCATATTTTCGCCAAGATGCGAACCAATTAAAACCAAACATTTTGCATTTTGAATATCTGTTCTTTCCGGTGAGCCAACTACATCTCCGAATGTTAATTCAAATCCAACTTCTCTTGGTCCGCGGCATTGAGTAAAAGATGGAGCAGTAATATTCGGACTTCCATAAGCATTAAATAAATGCTGAAGAAAATTTCCTCCAATTCCGTGACTAAATAAAACCATAGATTCGGGTCCAAATTCCGACTTAATTTTTTTCATTTTTCCGGCGATGTAATCTAGAGCTTCATCCCAAGTTACTTGAACAAATTCTTCTTTTCCTCTTTCACCTTTTCTAATTAACGGAGCTTTAAGTCTATCGGAATCCGAATAAACTCCAATTCCTCCGGTTCCTCTTGGGCACAATCTTCCGTTGCTTAATGGATCTTCCGGATTTCCTTCAATTTTCCAAAGTTCTCCGTCTTTCAAATATGCAATTGCTCCGCATTTCCAAAAGCATAAATCGCAGTAAGTTGGAATTTTCTGAATCCCTTCAACTTTTTTTCCGGATTTACTTTCAATTTTTTCTGCACCTTTTACAACTTCACTAAGTGAAGTTACGGCAACGGCGGCACCAAAGGTTGCGCCGGTAATTTTTAAGAATCTTCTTCGTGATAATGAATTCATAAATTATAATCCCGATATTTTCTTAATTAAATCTTTTATTGCTCCGCATTGCGAAAATTCATTATAAACTTCGCATTCTCTGCAGTTTCGGTTTTCACAAATCGTATTTGGGTGTGTGAATGTCCAGCAAGGTTGCTGATGACTCTTAAAAGCATCACAAACTTTTCGGTCTTCTTCTGTACATTTTACAACTTCCCAGCAAGGAATAAGCGAGTAAATTGTTTTGATTCCGTTTATACTGATTTTCGATTCGTTAATTGCTCGGCGAATACATCTTAATCTTTCCAAATCGTCTTCGGAATAAATTCTTTGGTTTCCATCAGATTTATGCGGAATTATTAAACCTTCTTTTTCATACATTCTAAGGGTTGGAACGGAAATTCCAAGAATTTGTGCGGCTGTTCTGATTGGATAAATTGGAGTTTTTTTATCTATGGCAATTTCCATTTCATTCCAAAAATGTTGATAATTATGAATATCAACTTTCTTGCCATTTTAAAATATTAGCTTTTGTTAAATATTCTAATTTTATAATCAAATATTTTCTAAAATTTTGGATAAGACTAAATGTGTTTTTTTAATTTTGGGAGAAAGAATATAACTTATCTTTATAAAATATTTTCATACAAAAGTAGGAGTATTTTTCACTTTCATTACCTAAATAAGTTTCAAATTTTACCATATTTTCCTAAAAAATTGTAGTTGTTTGTCCGATAATTAAACATCTATTAAAAATTTTGGGAAAACGATGAAATTAAACACACTTAGAGCAAAAGTTACTTTAATTTTATTACTTTCGATTACGTCAATTTCTGTAATATTGCTTATTCTTTCTTACTCAAATTCTGTTGAAGAAAATAACTCAAAAATTGCCAATGAGTTTAAGAAATTTGAAAATCTATTTGACAAGGAAATTGAAGCTAAAATTCTTGATCAATCTGCAGCATTAGAAATTTTAAGTCATGATGAAAAAATTTTACAACTTTTTGCCGAACAAAATCGTGATGAATTATCAAAATATTTACTTCCTCTTTTTGAAAATAAATTAAAACCTATTTACAAAATTGCTCAACTTCATTTTCACACAAGAGATAATCTTTCCTTTTTACGACTTCATGAACCTGAAAATTTTGGTGATGATTTAAGTTCATTTAGAAAAACTGTTGTTGAGTGTAACTCACAGAGAAAAATTGTTTCCGGAATTGAAGTTGGAAAATTTGGAACCGGATTACGAAATATTACTCCACTTGAGTATAAAAATATCCATATTGGAAGTGTTGAATTTAGCGGAAGTATTTTCGGAATTTTGGATGGAATTGGTAAAGCTTTAAATATGGAATACTCGATTGGAATTCATAAAAAAAATCTTGATGCAACCGGAAAAAAATTAGGTAATAATGATATTGTTAAAGAAAAAAGTATTTACTATCATTTTTCAAATCCGGAAATAATTAAACAATTGGAAAATGTAGAAATTCAAAAAGAGCCGATAGTTTATGATTTTGGTGATAAAAAAATTGCCGTCGCTTCTATTCCACTTTATGATTATAAGAAAAAAGATGCCGGCTGTGTAACATTATTTAAAGATGTTTCAAATAATTATGCAGTTCTTCATAGCGCAATTTATAATTCTATTTTAGTTGTTTTTATTTCTACATTAATTATTTCACTTATTTCATTCACATTTTTGAAAAAAAATCTACTAAATCCTCTTGTTGCAATTAGCGAAGCAGCAAATAAAATTTCCAACGGAAAATATGATTTTACACTTTCGGTTAGAAAAAATGATGAAATTGGTGCAGTAAGAAAAAGTTTAAATAAAATGATTGAAAATATTAATAGAAGCAGGCAAGCACTTCATGATGAAAAAAACAGTATAGAAGAAAAAGTAAAAATTGCAATAAAAGAATCCGAAGAACAAAAACTTTATTTGGAAAAAAGTGTTGAGAAAATGCTTTATGTAATGAATGAATTTTCCAAGGGAAATTTAACAGTAAAACTTCCGGATGATTATCAAGATTCAATAGGAAAACTATTTAGAGGATTTAATTCAACTGTGAAAAATCTACATGATTTGGTAAGTAAAGTAAATGAAACAGTTGATTTAACAATTAATGAAAGTATGCGAATTGCCGCCGGTGTTGAGGAATTATCCATTGGCTCTGAACAACAAAGTGAACAGACAAATGAAATAACAAATTCAATTGATGAAATGATTAAAACATTTTCAGAAACTTCACGAAATACAAATTCTGCAGCAAAATCTGCTAATGAAGCCGGAAAATTAGCCAAAGAAGGAAGCAAAGTTGTGCAAAATGCAGTTGAAGCAATGGATAAAATTGCATTGATTGTTTCTAACGCAGCTGAAAAAGTTTCTGAACTTGGAAAAAATTCTGATAAAATTGGTGAGATTATTCAAGTTATTGATGAAATTGCCGATCAAACAAATCTGCTTGCACTAAACGCTGCAATTGAAGCCGCTCGAGCTGGCGAACATGGAAGAGGTTTTGCTGTTGTTGCTGATGAAGTTAGAAAATTAGCAGAAAGAACAACAAATTCAACACAAGAAATTTCAAAAATGATTCAGCAAATTCAGACAGATACTCAGCTCGTTGTTAACTCAATTTATGAAGGGAATCAAGAAGTTGAAAAAGGAAAAAAACTAGCTAAAAATGCCGGAGATGCAATTGATCATATTGTAATTAGCACAAATCATGTTGTTGATGAAATTAACCAAGTTGCAACAGCTAGCGAAGAACAATCCTCGCAATCAAATCATGTTTCTGAAAATATAATTAGAATAAATAATGTTGCTTCGGAATCTTTAGTCGGTGTACAACAAATAGCAAGCGCCGCAGAACATCTAAATAATATGACAATGGATTTGAAAGAATTAACTTGTCAGTTTAAAATTAACAACAGTAATTTTAAAAATAATTGTAAAGAAAATGTTTATGTAGAATATTAAAAAAAACCTCAGGCTAAAGCCTGAGGCTACAGTTTAAATGTATTTATAAAAATATTTTAACAACCGCCGACAACTCTTTTTAACTTTTTCTCAACACCGCCTTTGGGCTTATTGTTTTTAATCATTTCCGGAATTACTAAAGAAGCTTTTTCTCTAAATGCAAATGTTGTTTGTTCAACTTTATTTTGTGGAGTTTGTGTATTATCAAAATTCAAAATAAGTTTGTTAAATGTTTTAATCCCACCGGAAAGTATTTTAATATTATTATAACCAAGTTCTTTTGCTATAATTGCAATTTTTCTTTCTTCAATTTCGTCATTTGCAATAAATACATTTGTTCTATTTGCCAAGCTTAAAAATCTGTTTGGTTCTTTTTCAAAAAAATTATCTATAGAAAATAAAATTGAATTTGGCAAACTTTGTTTTCTATATTCATCGGAAGTTCTAAAATCGAAAATTTGTAATTTTTTATCGCCTTCCATCATTCTGTAAGCTAATTCATCAGAAGTGATTTCTTTAAGCGGATATGAATTTACAAATTCTAAATTTTCAACCATTTCTAATAATCCCGCTTTTTTAGGAGGAAACATAAAAGCCGAAATTGCGATAAAAATTCCAACTGCTGTTAATCCCAAATAATAAGGAGTAAATCTAATTGCCGGTTTTTCAACTCCGTTAACTTTATTTTCAATTATTGAAGTTGCCCAAAAAGCTATAAGTGCTATTGAAGTAAGAATAAATGCAAATAATGATTGTGAAATTCCGAAAGTATCAAAAATTCTTATTCCGCCAAAATTATAAGCTTTATAAAAATCTTCCCAAAGAGGATAACCTTCTGCGAAAATTAATATTCCCAAAACAGAACCAAGGATGAAATACATTGCATCAATTTTACCAATGGCGGCTGCACACACGGAAGTTCCGGGACAAAATCCGCCAATCACAAATCCTAATCCCATAATTAATCCACCGGCAATTGCTGCGCCTACAAATGTTGGATTTATATAAATTAGATTTACATCTAAATATCCCCAATGATCTAACATTATAATTCCGAACATTGCTACAAGTCCCGCAGTAAAAAACACGCGAAGAACTGTAAAATCATAACCGTAGAATAATCCAACTAATTTTTTAGAAGTTGAAAATCCGGCTTGCTCTAAAATTGCACCAAATGCAACTCCAATAACCAAAGCAATTATAAAATTTAAATCATTGCTGATTACATCGGGAACTAAAGGACCCATTTTAAATTCTCCTTAAATCCAAAATTTTCTAAAAAAATATGCAAACAAATATGCACCACCAAAAATTGCAATCATTGTTAAAATTCCACCGGAAGATAAAACTGCCATTCCGCTTAATGCTGCACCGCTTGTGCAACCTCTTCCCAATTGTGCACCAAATCCAAATAATAATCCGCCGGTAATTGCACCAAATATTCTAATTCTTGAATCTATTCTTGGACCGTGTTCGAGAGTTAAATTTAATCTTTCAGATACTAATCCGGAAATAAATGCGCCGATTAAAACTCCGATTACTTCAAAAACCAGCCAAGATTTTAGCGGGCTTCCAGTATGTTCTGATAAATATTCTTTGTAAAATTTTGTATTCTCTGCATGATTCGGAGTTACTGATTCAACAACTTGAACAGTCATACTTTTTACAGCTCCGCTTGCACCTAATCCTCTTCCGGTTATGTAAACTGTTGCAACTAAAAGAAGTCCTAATAAAAATCCTGCTAAATATGGATTCATATATTTTGTCTGCATTATTTACTCTCCTTTAATTTTAATACTTCAGCATCATCATGCTCAAGTTCTTCGTAGCCCGTTAACATTGCTTTTAAGTTTGTTGTAATAGTTTCACCAGTTGTTATTAAGTAAAGATGAACAATTAAAAATGAAACCAAAAAGAATGCCGCAACTGTATGAACAATCGCAATAATTTCCAAAGAATCAATATTTAAAAATTTTATTTCATGTCTTTGCGGATAACGATAAAGCATATAGAGTAATCCGGAAGTTACCGAAAGCGGAATTACCAAAATTTTTAATCCGAAGTAAGTTAACTTTTGCATAGGATTTAATTTTCTTAAAACAGTTTTCTTTGTAGGATGTGGAGCATTTTTAAAAATTCCGGAAAAATAATAATGCACTTGAGCAACAATATTTTTATAAGTTGGAATATATTGTTTCCATTCGCCTGTTGTAAAATGCCAAAATATTGCAAATACAATTAGTATGATAAATAAATAAGCTGAAATATTATGGTACATTACTGCTTCTTCAAATCCGAAGAAATTATATGAACCGTGAATTTCAAATCCGGTAAATCCAAGAAATATTATTAAGATTGCCTGCATCCAATGCCAAAATCTTTCAAAGGATTTATAGACATAAACTTTTTTAGTCATTTTTTTGAACTCCATTTTTTAATTTTCTTGCAGCGTAAAATCTTAATGAACCATGAAGAGCAATACCAATAAGTGATAAAAGGATATTCCAAATTCCTATGTAATCAATAATTTTTGAGTAATCTCTTCCGGGCATATAAAAATCCTTTAATTCTGCTAATCGGCTGTTTTCTCTTGTATGGCATTCAGCACATTGAACAGAATTTTCTGCGGGAGAAACTTGATGATTTACCGGCCAATTCATTTCAGTTTTGATAAATGAAATTTTTCCGCTAAATGGTAATTCTGCATCTTTCATTCCTTCTGCACTTGCGGTTTCCCAATTAAAATCTTGCCAAAATGCACCTTCACCTTTTTGATCTGCATAAAGTTTGGGCTGAATTAATATTCTGTATTCCGGATCAAAAGGTTGAATTGCTCTGTGAACTTTTACCGGTATTATTTTGGATTCCGAATCTGAATAAGATCCGTGAAGTTCATTCATTACCAAAGATTTTGTTGTATCTTCAATTTTATCACCCTCTAAATAATGAGATGCTGTACCGTTAAACCATTGATATTCCGGCTTAACATTGTTTTCCCATTCAAAACTTCCTTTAATTGAAAGATAAGTATGATTGCTTAAACTGTCTTCTTCATGATAAGGTTCACCATTTTTAAGTTTTCCGGCAGTCGACCAATCCCACGCCATTTTTGTTGATTTTCCTTTTGCATAAGTTGGGATGTGGCAAGTTTGACAAGCAACTTTTAAAGTATGTTCGTTCAAAATTTCCTTTTCATGCGGAGTTGAAGTGTGGCAATCT
The nucleotide sequence above comes from Ignavibacteriota bacterium. Encoded proteins:
- a CDS encoding rhodanese-like domain-containing protein; the protein is MKKFFSNLNAEKKLAMFAFGIGVIAIFAGDPYGKTSIKINVKELSLISPNEIGKVKVEDLADNIIQSKSDFRLIDLRKPEEFAKYNIPTSENIQLDQLLNSELQRNEKLILYSDNDIEATQAWFLLKTNNFKGINIIPGGLNNWKENILFPKCDCGENPSVEQKHKHDKLAEVSKYFGGNIQTNSEELIVKNEMPQLKAPTAITLKKTSGKKKREGC
- a CDS encoding YeeE/YedE family protein translates to MSAPFFKYEYFGTDVSLIIAFVIGIAFGFALERGGFGRATILAAQFYFTNMRVLKVMFTAIVTAMLGIFFLSVIGFLDLSLIYLTPTNVMPNLVGGLVAGVGFVIGGYCPGTSIVAVATGKIDALVYVIGMLFGIFVFGEMFPSIEHFFNSTAMGSVTLPQFFNIPYGIVVFLVVVMAIGAFAAAEWGERKMGNKSLEKKI
- a CDS encoding YeeE/YedE family protein, which gives rise to MNGLTEKISHIFEHGDHAHIHVKEKPFSNPYFVGIGLGLVLLAAFVIMGRGLGASGALSTAVAVSVNKIAPEHAAKNSFYTEYLGDKNSNPFKDWLVFQVIGVLFGGFISGILSHRVKKGIEKGPKISTKMRLVYAFIGGGLLGWGAKLARGCMSGQALTGGAVLNFGSWIFMMMVFVGGYAAAYFLRRQWI
- the nrfD gene encoding polysulfide reductase NrfD; protein product: MNEITSTRNNHMIDPTLSVWGWEIPVYLFLGGMVAGMMLISGYFLFKGRQTEKNCSCFYLPYMSVILLSIGMFALFLDLEHKLYVWRLYTTFQISSAMSWGSWILVLVYPILLVNILLKPPKFLEEKLPQIINWKKYLLEKPILLKNIGIITMFFGAGIGLYTGVLLSSLGARPLWSSAILWLLFLVSGLSGAAAFVHVIAKDVYERELLAKADNAFLIIELFVIALFIIGLKTATEVQAQAADLLLTGEFAPSFWVFVIGIGIIIPLIIQLLAVNHKVKHTALAPLMVIVGGLILRFIIVSAGQYSHWFNSNLH
- a CDS encoding 4Fe-4S dicluster domain-containing protein; translation: MARYGMVIDTKKCVGCQDCVIACQSENNVPQGFCRDWITTESKGKFPTISLEIRTERCNHCTDAPCVSCCPTGASHYHDIGGVVLVNHDECIGCKACIASCPYDARYVHPEGYVDKCTFCIHRVEKGLNPACVSVCPTHCMYFGDFDDPNSQVNLLLQSRKYHSLIPEAGTKPNIFYLI
- a CDS encoding molybdopterin-dependent oxidoreductase — its product is MNSLSRRRFLKITGATFGAAVAVTSLSEVVKGAEKIESKSGKKVEGIQKIPTYCDLCFWKCGAIAYLKDGELWKIEGNPEDPLSNGRLCPRGTGGIGVYSDSDRLKAPLIRKGERGKEEFVQVTWDEALDYIAGKMKKIKSEFGPESMVLFSHGIGGNFLQHLFNAYGSPNITAPSFTQCRGPREVGFELTFGDVVGSPERTDIQNAKCLVLIGSHLGENMHNTQVQEFAEAVEKGATIITVDPRFSVAASKSKYYLPIKPGTDLALILAWMNVIVSEKLYDKEFVENYGFGFDQFAYEISQYTPEWAYIVTSIEPDIIRETAYEMARYKPATLIHPGRHTTWYGDDTQRSRAIALLNALMGNWGKKGGFYIPYNYSIPKYPYPAYPEPKREAADNPNRRYPFAEGEKSSSGMRDATLTENPYPIKGWFIYATNLLQALPNMQETIDAIQKLDVLVVVDVVPSEIAGYADVVLPESVYLERYDDLNTSSFKEGFVGLRQPVIDSPNDQKPNWWIAKQLANKLSLGKYFPWKNVEEYLETRLKSAGLSLAELKEKGIIKAPQQPIYYGENDVPEFYTQSGKVEFYSIPLKEAGFDPVPKYTKPEEPPAGYFRLLFGRAPVHTFSKTLSNRFLSDLMSENELWLNSDIAKRLGINNGEYVKLKNQDGVISNKIKVKATERIRTDCVYMVHGFGQKAKMYRQTFNKGASDAQLVTKYKVDPLMGGTGMNVNFVTIELEA
- a CDS encoding MerR family transcriptional regulator, whose protein sequence is MEIAIDKKTPIYPIRTAAQILGISVPTLRMYEKEGLIIPHKSDGNQRIYSEDDLERLRCIRRAINESKISINGIKTIYSLIPCWEVVKCTEEDRKVCDAFKSHQQPCWTFTHPNTICENRNCRECEVYNEFSQCGAIKDLIKKISGL
- a CDS encoding HAMP domain-containing protein, yielding MKLNTLRAKVTLILLLSITSISVILLILSYSNSVEENNSKIANEFKKFENLFDKEIEAKILDQSAALEILSHDEKILQLFAEQNRDELSKYLLPLFENKLKPIYKIAQLHFHTRDNLSFLRLHEPENFGDDLSSFRKTVVECNSQRKIVSGIEVGKFGTGLRNITPLEYKNIHIGSVEFSGSIFGILDGIGKALNMEYSIGIHKKNLDATGKKLGNNDIVKEKSIYYHFSNPEIIKQLENVEIQKEPIVYDFGDKKIAVASIPLYDYKKKDAGCVTLFKDVSNNYAVLHSAIYNSILVVFISTLIISLISFTFLKKNLLNPLVAISEAANKISNGKYDFTLSVRKNDEIGAVRKSLNKMIENINRSRQALHDEKNSIEEKVKIAIKESEEQKLYLEKSVEKMLYVMNEFSKGNLTVKLPDDYQDSIGKLFRGFNSTVKNLHDLVSKVNETVDLTINESMRIAAGVEELSIGSEQQSEQTNEITNSIDEMIKTFSETSRNTNSAAKSANEAGKLAKEGSKVVQNAVEAMDKIALIVSNAAEKVSELGKNSDKIGEIIQVIDEIADQTNLLALNAAIEAARAGEHGRGFAVVADEVRKLAERTTNSTQEISKMIQQIQTDTQLVVNSIYEGNQEVEKGKKLAKNAGDAIDHIVISTNHVVDEINQVATASEEQSSQSNHVSENIIRINNVASESLVGVQQIASAAEHLNNMTMDLKELTCQFKINNSNFKNNCKENVYVEY
- a CDS encoding YeeE/YedE family protein, coding for MGPLVPDVISNDLNFIIALVIGVAFGAILEQAGFSTSKKLVGLFYGYDFTVLRVFFTAGLVAMFGIIMLDHWGYLDVNLIYINPTFVGAAIAGGLIMGLGFVIGGFCPGTSVCAAAIGKIDAMYFILGSVLGILIFAEGYPLWEDFYKAYNFGGIRIFDTFGISQSLFAFILTSIALIAFWATSIIENKVNGVEKPAIRFTPYYLGLTAVGIFIAISAFMFPPKKAGLLEMVENLEFVNSYPLKEITSDELAYRMMEGDKKLQIFDFRTSDEYRKQSLPNSILFSIDNFFEKEPNRFLSLANRTNVFIANDEIEERKIAIIAKELGYNNIKILSGGIKTFNKLILNFDNTQTPQNKVEQTTFAFREKASLVIPEMIKNNKPKGGVEKKLKRVVGGC
- a CDS encoding YeeE/YedE family protein codes for the protein MQTKYMNPYLAGFLLGLLLVATVYITGRGLGASGAVKSMTVQVVESVTPNHAENTKFYKEYLSEHTGSPLKSWLVFEVIGVLIGAFISGLVSERLNLTLEHGPRIDSRIRIFGAITGGLLFGFGAQLGRGCTSGAALSGMAVLSSGGILTMIAIFGGAYLFAYFFRKFWI
- a CDS encoding cytochrome b/b6 domain-containing protein, producing MTKKVYVYKSFERFWHWMQAILIIFLGFTGFEIHGSYNFFGFEEAVMYHNISAYLFIILIVFAIFWHFTTGEWKQYIPTYKNIVAQVHYYFSGIFKNAPHPTKKTVLRKLNPMQKLTYFGLKILVIPLSVTSGLLYMLYRYPQRHEIKFLNIDSLEIIAIVHTVAAFFLVSFLIVHLYLITTGETITTNLKAMLTGYEELEHDDAEVLKLKESK